One genomic region from Curtobacterium sp. 9128 encodes:
- a CDS encoding Fic family protein, with protein sequence MGTTAVRWEQRALPRFETPDLLPRRQRELWDSPYRAAVVPRIADLDVQVAAHARADADDASGAITRFDAEFAHFPAPFSGVLLRSESASSSEIEQLTAGARAISEAEIDERVTGNAPQIVRNVRAMEAAIALADDIGEATIIAMHRALLAESAPSMVGHYRDEQVWIGGRLPHTAEFVPPHQSGVQAAMDDLVAFVRRDDVPVLVQAAVAHAQFETIHPFPDGNGRTGRALVQSILRRRGVLQHLTIPVSSGLLTDLDAYFGALGAYRGGDATPIVEVFADASLAGVRNASVLADDLRQLESRWDFAMRELRSDAAARRIARFSIEYPVLNSRLAVERIGATRPAVLNGLAQLVDLGVLRLANSKQRNRVWINDDVVDALDAFAERSGRREHPRY encoded by the coding sequence ATGGGCACCACGGCGGTCAGGTGGGAGCAGCGCGCCCTCCCCCGGTTCGAGACCCCGGACCTGCTCCCACGGCGTCAGCGCGAGCTGTGGGACAGCCCGTACCGAGCAGCCGTCGTGCCGCGCATCGCGGACCTCGACGTGCAGGTCGCCGCGCACGCTCGGGCCGATGCAGACGACGCGTCTGGCGCGATCACCCGGTTCGACGCGGAGTTCGCACACTTCCCGGCGCCCTTCTCCGGTGTCCTGCTCCGGAGCGAGTCGGCATCGAGCTCCGAGATCGAACAGCTGACCGCGGGTGCCCGGGCGATCTCCGAGGCAGAGATCGACGAGCGCGTCACCGGGAACGCACCGCAGATCGTGCGGAACGTCCGCGCGATGGAAGCAGCGATCGCCCTCGCGGACGACATCGGCGAAGCGACGATCATCGCGATGCACCGCGCCCTGCTCGCCGAGTCGGCACCGTCGATGGTCGGGCACTACCGGGACGAGCAGGTGTGGATCGGCGGGCGACTCCCGCACACCGCGGAGTTCGTTCCGCCCCACCAGAGCGGTGTCCAAGCAGCCATGGACGACCTCGTGGCGTTCGTCCGCCGGGACGACGTCCCCGTGCTCGTCCAGGCGGCGGTCGCGCACGCCCAGTTCGAGACCATCCACCCGTTCCCGGACGGCAACGGCCGCACCGGACGCGCACTCGTCCAGTCGATCCTGCGCCGTCGCGGGGTGCTGCAGCACCTGACGATCCCCGTGAGCAGTGGACTCCTCACGGATCTGGATGCCTACTTCGGTGCACTCGGGGCCTACCGCGGCGGCGATGCGACGCCCATCGTCGAGGTCTTCGCCGACGCCTCGCTCGCCGGCGTCCGGAACGCGTCCGTGCTCGCGGACGACCTGCGGCAGCTCGAGTCCCGCTGGGACTTCGCCATGCGCGAGCTCCGTTCCGACGCAGCCGCACGGCGGATCGCCCGGTTCTCGATCGAATACCCGGTGCTCAACTCCCGGCTCGCGGTCGAGCGGATCGGCGCGACGCGTCCGGCCGTGCTGAACGGACTCGCGCAGCTGGTCGATCTCGGAGTCCTGCGGTTGGCGAACTCGAAGCAGCGCAACCGGGTCTGGATCAACGATGACGTTGTCGACGCTCTCGACGCGTTCGCCGAACGAAGCGGGCGGCGCGAGCACCCGCGGTACTGA
- a CDS encoding TetR family transcriptional regulator C-terminal domain-containing protein: MTAQPRRRLSAADRLSQIDHAAVTVARADGLAGVTLRSVAASIGVAPSLVAHYRPSMESLLADTFRAIASAEVTEVGAIVEERPDPVARLAVLLASINDPVRDDVAALWADAWSIGRTNPSLAEATRSVMDDWQALARSVVADGVADGSMHTDDAERVALLLFALVDATNGYALVDYRSRSEREDLVVATIAGAVGLSPEQLTS; the protein is encoded by the coding sequence GTGACCGCCCAGCCCCGCCGTCGACTGAGCGCCGCGGACCGTCTGTCCCAGATCGACCACGCAGCCGTCACCGTCGCACGCGCGGACGGCCTCGCCGGGGTCACGCTGCGGTCGGTCGCCGCGTCGATCGGTGTCGCGCCCTCGCTCGTCGCGCACTACCGCCCGTCGATGGAGTCCCTCCTCGCCGACACGTTCCGTGCGATCGCATCGGCCGAGGTCACCGAGGTCGGCGCGATCGTCGAAGAGCGGCCGGACCCGGTCGCACGGCTCGCGGTCCTGCTCGCGTCGATCAACGACCCCGTGCGCGACGACGTCGCGGCACTGTGGGCGGACGCATGGAGCATCGGCCGGACCAACCCCTCCCTCGCCGAGGCCACCCGCTCCGTGATGGACGACTGGCAGGCCCTCGCCCGGTCGGTCGTCGCCGACGGCGTCGCGGACGGATCGATGCACACCGACGACGCGGAGCGCGTCGCGCTCCTCCTCTTCGCACTCGTCGACGCCACGAACGGCTACGCGCTCGTCGACTACCGGTCCCGCTCGGAGCGCGAGGACCTGGTGGTCGCCACCATCGCCGGAGCCGTGGGCCTGTCACCGGAGCAGCTCACGTCCTGA
- a CDS encoding PucR family transcriptional regulator yields MPATLRSLLDRRDLRLRMLTDADPDVPITWLHSSDLPDPTPFLGTGQALLTTGTQFDSDAEVSTEAADAYVRRLTDRGVVALGFGTEVVRAGTPDALVEACRAHGLPLFEVPYETSFIAVVQANAETIARDANARSAWALAAQRAISLAALRPDGLGATLAELSRQLDCWVGLLDVSGRIDREFPADGIPSDEREQLEAEGARLLRGGQRASLPMSTATGGFTLQTLGSGGHLDGVLAIATGSLDQAGREVVTAVIALAGLALQQNRELARARGLLRTGLLTMLSFGDPEVVETTSRELWGPLPTEPIRVAAIDVPDHQTDSVVDLLELWVQESPGQLFFAVDDALFLCVSAEDPRPVERLTTQYGLHAGLSDGAGYGYFGRARAEAVQALDRSREGRPGIVEFGDLARDGVLAHLAHTDAADIARAFLAPVTEHDAAAGTDLTRTLRTWLEQNCEYDRAAQVLGVHRHTARARIEHAARLLDRDLGLFATRADVWAAFVALPAA; encoded by the coding sequence ATGCCGGCCACCCTGCGATCCCTGCTCGACCGTCGCGACCTGCGGCTCCGCATGCTGACCGACGCAGACCCCGACGTCCCGATCACGTGGCTGCACAGCTCCGACCTCCCCGACCCGACGCCGTTCCTCGGGACCGGGCAGGCACTGCTGACCACGGGCACCCAGTTCGACTCCGACGCCGAGGTGTCGACCGAGGCGGCGGACGCGTACGTCCGACGACTGACCGACCGCGGGGTCGTCGCGCTCGGTTTCGGGACGGAGGTCGTCAGGGCCGGCACGCCGGACGCCCTCGTCGAGGCGTGCCGCGCCCACGGGCTGCCGCTCTTCGAGGTCCCCTACGAGACCTCGTTCATCGCCGTGGTGCAGGCCAACGCGGAGACGATCGCCCGCGACGCGAACGCCAGGAGCGCATGGGCCCTCGCGGCACAGCGCGCCATCTCCCTCGCCGCCCTGCGCCCGGACGGACTCGGCGCCACCCTCGCCGAACTCTCCCGGCAACTCGACTGCTGGGTGGGGCTGCTCGACGTGTCCGGGCGGATCGACCGCGAATTCCCGGCGGACGGCATCCCGTCCGACGAGCGCGAACAGCTCGAGGCCGAGGGGGCTCGACTCCTCCGCGGCGGACAGCGTGCGAGCCTGCCGATGAGTACCGCCACAGGGGGTTTCACCCTGCAGACGCTCGGGTCGGGAGGGCATCTCGACGGCGTGCTGGCCATCGCGACCGGGTCGCTCGACCAGGCCGGCCGCGAGGTCGTCACCGCGGTCATCGCCCTCGCCGGACTCGCGCTCCAGCAGAACCGCGAGCTGGCTCGTGCCCGCGGGCTGCTCCGTACCGGACTCCTGACGATGCTGTCGTTCGGCGACCCCGAGGTCGTCGAGACCACGTCACGCGAGCTCTGGGGGCCACTGCCGACCGAGCCGATCCGCGTCGCCGCGATCGACGTGCCCGACCACCAGACGGACTCCGTGGTGGACCTCCTCGAGCTCTGGGTGCAGGAGTCCCCCGGACAGCTGTTCTTCGCCGTCGACGACGCGCTGTTCCTCTGCGTGAGCGCCGAGGACCCTCGCCCGGTCGAACGCCTCACCACGCAGTACGGCCTGCACGCCGGGCTGTCCGACGGTGCCGGGTACGGGTACTTCGGGCGCGCCCGCGCCGAGGCCGTCCAGGCACTCGACCGCAGCCGCGAGGGCCGCCCAGGCATCGTCGAGTTCGGCGACCTGGCCCGCGACGGCGTCCTCGCCCACCTCGCGCACACGGACGCCGCGGACATCGCGAGGGCGTTCCTCGCCCCGGTGACGGAGCACGACGCCGCGGCCGGCACCGACCTCACCCGGACGCTCCGCACCTGGCTCGAGCAGAACTGCGAGTACGACCGCGCCGCGCAGGTCCTCGGTGTCCACCGGCACACCGCCCGCGCCCGGATCGAGCACGCCGCGCGGCTCCTCGATCGGGACCTCGGGCTGTTCGCGACCCGCGCCGACGTCTGGGCCGCGTTCGTCGCCCTGCCAGCCGCGTGA
- the gabT gene encoding 4-aminobutyrate--2-oxoglutarate transaminase, translating into MTSTAVPATTTGGPGLPQERRLVTAIPGPRSQELLARKAAAVPSGVGVAVPIAVVAAGGGVVVDADGNSLVDLGSGIAVTSVGNAHPGVAAAVAAQAVAFTHTCFTIAAYDGYVEVAEALNRLTPGDHEKRTALFNSGAEAVENAVKIARKHTGKQAIVVFDHAYHGRTNLTMALTAKNQPYKSGFGPFAPEVYRVPMSYPFHDGLSGAEAAARAISQIEKQVGVENTAAVLIEPIQGEGGFVVPASGFLPAIAEWARTNDVVFIADEVQTGFARTGAMFASEHEGVVPDIVTTAKGIAGGLPLSAVTGRAEIMDSPHAGGIGGTYGGNPIACAAALAAIDAFEHDGLIERAQQIETVLLGALRAAQERDPRIGDVRGRGAMIAMELVDPDTGAPDPGLTGRIVRYAYEHGVIALTAGTYGNVVRFLPPLAIDDALLVEGIGIVLEGLATA; encoded by the coding sequence ATGACCTCCACCGCTGTCCCCGCGACCACCACCGGCGGACCCGGGCTCCCGCAGGAGCGCCGCCTGGTCACCGCGATCCCCGGCCCGCGCTCCCAGGAGCTCCTCGCACGCAAGGCGGCCGCCGTGCCGTCCGGAGTCGGTGTCGCGGTGCCGATCGCGGTCGTCGCGGCCGGTGGCGGCGTGGTGGTCGACGCCGACGGCAACTCCCTGGTCGACCTCGGGTCCGGGATCGCCGTGACGAGTGTCGGGAACGCGCACCCCGGCGTCGCCGCAGCGGTCGCGGCGCAGGCGGTCGCCTTCACCCACACGTGCTTCACCATCGCGGCCTACGACGGGTACGTGGAGGTTGCCGAGGCGCTCAACCGCCTGACCCCCGGTGACCACGAGAAGCGGACGGCCCTGTTCAACTCCGGCGCCGAGGCCGTCGAGAACGCCGTGAAGATCGCGCGCAAGCACACCGGCAAGCAGGCGATCGTGGTGTTCGACCACGCGTACCACGGGCGCACGAACCTCACGATGGCGCTCACCGCGAAGAACCAGCCCTACAAGAGCGGCTTCGGTCCGTTCGCCCCCGAGGTCTACCGGGTGCCGATGTCCTACCCGTTCCACGACGGGCTCTCGGGCGCCGAGGCCGCAGCACGCGCGATCAGCCAGATCGAGAAGCAGGTCGGCGTCGAGAACACCGCGGCCGTGCTCATCGAGCCGATCCAGGGCGAGGGCGGGTTCGTCGTCCCCGCGTCGGGCTTCCTGCCGGCGATCGCCGAGTGGGCGCGCACGAACGACGTCGTGTTCATCGCCGACGAGGTGCAGACCGGCTTCGCCCGCACCGGCGCGATGTTCGCCAGCGAGCACGAGGGCGTCGTCCCCGACATCGTGACCACGGCGAAGGGCATCGCCGGCGGCCTCCCGTTGTCCGCCGTGACCGGCCGGGCGGAGATCATGGACTCGCCGCACGCCGGCGGCATCGGCGGCACCTACGGCGGCAACCCGATCGCCTGTGCGGCAGCGCTCGCCGCCATCGACGCCTTCGAGCACGACGGACTGATCGAACGCGCCCAGCAGATCGAGACGGTGCTCCTCGGCGCACTCCGCGCGGCGCAGGAGCGGGACCCCCGAATCGGCGACGTCCGCGGGCGGGGCGCGATGATCGCCATGGAGCTCGTCGATCCGGACACGGGTGCTCCGGACCCCGGGTTGACCGGGCGTATCGTCCGGTATGCGTACGAACACGGCGTGATCGCGCTGACGGCCGGCACGTACGGGAACGTCGTGCGCTTCCTCCCGCCGCTCGCCATCGACGACGCACTGCTCGTCGAAGGCATCGGCATCGTCCTCGAAGGGCTGGCAACGGCATGA
- a CDS encoding NAD-dependent succinate-semialdehyde dehydrogenase, translating into MTHDLLSRIPTGLFIDGTWQDASDGSTFAVHDPATGDVLVEVSSATAADGLRALDAADRARADWAATPPRQRAELLRAAFDLLQERRDDFALLMTLEMGKPLAEANGEVTYGGEFLRWFAEEAVRIGGSYGTNPEGSGRTIVSHKPVGPAYLITPWNFPLAMATRKIAPALAAGCTVVVKPAELTPLTTLLFVDLLREVGVPDGVVNVVPTSDAKAVSAPILEDSRLRKLSFTGSTPVGRSLLAQASENVLRTSMELGGNAPFLVFADADLDEAVAGALAAKFRNTGQACTAANRFLVHEDVAAEFADRLTARVEAMRVGPGTEDGVAIGPLIDDRAVAKADRLVSDAVERGAVVRTGGHPIDGPGTFYAPTVLTDVQPGSAILTDEIFGPVLAIATFATDDEAITRANDTEYGLVAYAFTEDPARGQRLMERLETGMLGLNTGVVSNASAPFGGVKQSGMGREGGAEGISEYLETMYTLTPDPFRKRSTTTTGDAR; encoded by the coding sequence ATGACCCACGACCTCCTCTCCCGCATCCCCACCGGACTGTTCATCGACGGCACGTGGCAGGACGCATCAGACGGCAGCACCTTCGCGGTGCACGACCCGGCAACGGGGGACGTCCTGGTCGAGGTGTCGAGTGCCACCGCGGCCGACGGTCTCCGCGCGCTCGACGCCGCCGACCGGGCCCGTGCCGACTGGGCAGCGACGCCGCCCCGGCAGCGTGCAGAACTCCTCCGAGCCGCGTTCGACCTGCTCCAGGAGCGCCGCGACGACTTCGCGCTGCTGATGACCCTGGAGATGGGCAAGCCCCTCGCCGAGGCGAACGGCGAGGTCACCTACGGCGGCGAGTTCCTCCGGTGGTTCGCCGAGGAAGCGGTCCGCATCGGCGGCTCGTACGGCACGAACCCCGAGGGCTCCGGCCGGACGATCGTCTCCCACAAGCCCGTCGGTCCCGCGTACCTGATCACCCCGTGGAACTTCCCCCTCGCGATGGCGACCAGGAAGATCGCCCCGGCGCTCGCCGCCGGGTGCACCGTCGTCGTGAAGCCGGCGGAGCTCACGCCGCTGACGACGCTGCTGTTCGTGGACCTGCTCCGCGAGGTGGGCGTGCCGGACGGCGTCGTGAACGTCGTCCCGACCAGCGACGCGAAGGCGGTGTCCGCCCCGATCCTCGAGGACTCCCGGCTCCGGAAGCTGTCCTTCACGGGATCGACCCCCGTCGGCCGGTCCCTGCTCGCGCAGGCGTCCGAGAACGTCCTCCGCACCTCGATGGAGCTCGGCGGCAACGCCCCGTTCCTGGTGTTCGCGGACGCCGACCTCGACGAAGCAGTGGCCGGCGCCCTCGCCGCGAAGTTCCGGAACACCGGGCAGGCGTGCACCGCGGCGAACCGGTTCCTGGTGCACGAGGACGTCGCAGCGGAGTTCGCCGACCGGCTCACCGCCCGCGTCGAGGCGATGCGGGTCGGCCCCGGCACCGAGGACGGCGTCGCGATCGGGCCGCTCATCGACGACCGTGCCGTCGCGAAGGCCGACCGGCTCGTCTCCGACGCGGTCGAGCGCGGTGCGGTCGTCCGCACCGGCGGTCACCCGATCGACGGCCCCGGGACGTTCTACGCGCCCACCGTCCTCACCGACGTGCAGCCGGGCAGCGCCATCCTGACCGACGAGATCTTCGGTCCGGTCCTGGCGATCGCGACGTTCGCCACCGACGACGAGGCGATCACCCGTGCGAACGACACCGAGTACGGTCTCGTGGCGTACGCCTTCACCGAGGACCCGGCACGCGGACAGCGTCTGATGGAGCGGCTCGAGACCGGGATGCTCGGCCTCAACACCGGCGTCGTGTCGAACGCCTCGGCGCCGTTCGGGGGCGTGAAGCAGTCCGGCATGGGCCGCGAGGGCGGTGCGGAGGGCATCTCCGAGTACCTCGAGACGATGTACACGCTGACGCCCGATCCGTTCCGGAAGCGCAGCACGACCACGACAGGAGACGCACGATGA
- a CDS encoding NAD(P)/FAD-dependent oxidoreductase translates to MIERDVVIIGAGVTGLTAATRLRAEGRTVAVLEARDRVGGRTWTNDIEGVTLEIGGQWVSPDQTALLETLDELGLETYDRYREGQSVYIDADGTRTEYTGDIFPLPAATANEIERLVSVVDEYVAHVDPARPWESPDAKRLDETSFRDWLHGVSDDRVATDNVELFIAGAMLTKPAHAFSALQAFLMAASAGSFTNLVDADFILDKRVVGGMQQVSLRLAEQLGDDVHLDAPVRTLRWTDDGVVAIADGGIEVHARQALVAVPPPLYTRISYDPPLPRRQHQLHQHLSMGFVIKVHAVYDRPFWREAGLSGTAFSPYELVHEAYDNTSYGKEQGTLVGFVSDEHADAVFALEPAERKARVLESLVHYYGPQAADPVVYYESDWGTEEWTRGAYAASFDLGGLARYGADQRAAVGPIRFASSDLAGAGYQHVDGAVRIGREVAAEIAAALPQPATVR, encoded by the coding sequence ATGATCGAGCGAGACGTCGTCATCATCGGCGCCGGCGTGACCGGCCTGACCGCGGCGACCCGGCTCCGCGCCGAGGGCAGGACCGTCGCCGTCCTCGAGGCACGTGACCGGGTCGGTGGTCGCACGTGGACCAACGACATCGAGGGCGTCACCCTCGAGATCGGCGGACAGTGGGTGTCGCCGGACCAGACCGCCCTGCTCGAGACCCTCGACGAACTCGGCCTCGAGACGTACGACCGGTACCGGGAGGGGCAGAGCGTCTACATCGACGCGGACGGCACCCGCACCGAGTACACCGGCGACATCTTCCCGCTGCCGGCGGCCACGGCGAACGAGATCGAACGCCTGGTGTCCGTCGTCGACGAGTACGTCGCGCACGTCGATCCGGCCCGACCGTGGGAGTCGCCCGACGCGAAGCGCCTCGACGAGACGTCCTTCCGTGACTGGCTGCACGGCGTCAGCGACGACCGCGTCGCGACCGACAACGTCGAGCTGTTCATCGCCGGTGCGATGCTCACCAAGCCCGCACATGCCTTCTCCGCGCTGCAGGCGTTCCTGATGGCCGCGTCCGCCGGGAGCTTCACGAACCTGGTCGACGCCGACTTCATCCTCGACAAGCGCGTCGTCGGCGGGATGCAGCAGGTCTCCCTCCGGCTCGCCGAGCAGCTCGGCGACGACGTGCACCTGGACGCCCCGGTCCGCACGCTGCGGTGGACCGACGACGGCGTCGTCGCGATCGCCGACGGTGGCATCGAGGTGCACGCGCGCCAGGCACTCGTCGCCGTCCCGCCGCCCCTCTACACGCGGATCTCGTACGACCCGCCGCTGCCCCGACGGCAGCACCAGCTCCACCAGCACCTGTCGATGGGCTTCGTCATCAAGGTGCACGCCGTCTACGACCGGCCGTTCTGGCGGGAGGCCGGGCTCTCCGGCACGGCGTTCAGCCCGTACGAGCTCGTGCACGAGGCGTACGACAACACCTCGTACGGCAAGGAGCAGGGGACGCTCGTGGGCTTCGTGTCCGACGAGCACGCCGACGCGGTGTTCGCGCTCGAGCCTGCGGAGCGCAAGGCACGGGTCCTGGAGTCCCTGGTCCACTACTACGGACCGCAGGCAGCCGACCCGGTCGTCTACTACGAGAGCGACTGGGGCACCGAGGAGTGGACGCGCGGTGCGTACGCGGCGAGCTTCGACCTCGGTGGTCTCGCACGCTACGGCGCCGACCAGCGCGCAGCGGTCGGGCCGATCCGCTTCGCCTCGAGCGACCTGGCCGGTGCCGGTTACCAGCACGTCGACGGTGCGGTCCGGATCGGCCGCGAGGTCGCTGCGGAGATCGCAGCGGCCCTGCCCCAGCCGGCCACGGTCCGGTAG
- a CDS encoding GNAT family protein — translation MQRFTVRPIHADEWEHVRELRLRAVHDPVAAMAFVDSAEHTASLPDTFWQDRAAGGSDDAGDAATARQFIAEDESGTWIGSATGLLERVGDPDYEGRPIPRDGCSVVGVFVAPEARGGKVLAALFDAIASWADGPLRLSVHTGNARARRGYEKAGFREVGTEFTGALGPTVEMRRS, via the coding sequence ATGCAGCGGTTCACCGTCCGTCCGATCCACGCCGACGAGTGGGAACACGTCCGTGAGCTTCGTCTCCGCGCCGTGCACGACCCCGTCGCCGCGATGGCGTTCGTCGACTCCGCCGAGCACACGGCATCGCTGCCCGACACGTTCTGGCAGGATCGCGCAGCCGGTGGGTCGGACGACGCCGGCGACGCAGCCACGGCGCGGCAGTTCATCGCCGAGGACGAGTCCGGAACGTGGATCGGGTCTGCGACCGGGCTCCTCGAGCGTGTCGGCGACCCGGACTACGAGGGCCGCCCGATCCCGAGAGACGGCTGCTCGGTCGTCGGCGTCTTCGTGGCACCCGAAGCGCGGGGCGGGAAGGTGCTCGCCGCCCTCTTCGACGCGATCGCCAGCTGGGCGGACGGACCGCTGCGGCTGTCCGTGCACACCGGCAACGCCCGCGCGCGGCGCGGGTACGAGAAGGCCGGCTTCCGGGAAGTCGGCACCGAGTTCACCGGCGCGCTCGGTCCGACGGTGGAGATGCGGCGGTCCTGA
- a CDS encoding NAD-dependent succinate-semialdehyde dehydrogenase: MTDYAVTDPTTGEVLSTFPTITDEELRAAIDTADRAHRERISTVAERAAVMHRVADLYRERRDELAATIVREMAKPIDQAIGEVDFCADIYDYYADHAEGFLADEPITLAPGSEGSAFIRKDSVGVLLGIMPWNFPAYQIARFAGPNLLIGNTVLLKHAPQCPESALAVERIFHDAGFPEGAYTNVFATNDQAADVIADPRVQGVSLTGSARAGAAVAEIAGRNLTKVVLELGGSDPFILLSTDDLDAVVESAVATRLEGNGQVCNAAKRFLVADHLYDDFLAKFTDAMSAVAPTDPTTPGAELGPLSSPAAADRLEQQLDAAKEQGATVVTGGERSGNAFTPTVLTGITPDNDAYREEFFGPVAAVYRVTDEDDAIRLANDTPYGLGSYLFTTDADQALRVADRIEAGMVYVNIVGADSPELPFGGVKASGFGRELGPLGADEFVNKKLIRIG; encoded by the coding sequence ATGACCGACTACGCCGTCACCGACCCGACGACCGGCGAGGTGCTCAGCACCTTTCCGACCATCACCGACGAGGAGCTCCGCGCCGCGATCGACACCGCTGACCGCGCCCACCGCGAGCGCATCAGCACCGTCGCCGAGCGCGCCGCGGTCATGCACCGGGTCGCCGACCTCTACCGCGAGCGCCGCGACGAGCTGGCCGCCACGATCGTCCGCGAGATGGCGAAGCCCATCGACCAGGCGATCGGCGAGGTCGACTTCTGCGCCGACATCTACGACTACTACGCCGACCACGCGGAGGGCTTCCTGGCGGACGAGCCGATCACCCTCGCACCGGGTTCCGAGGGCAGTGCCTTCATCCGCAAGGACTCGGTCGGGGTGCTCCTCGGCATCATGCCGTGGAACTTCCCGGCGTACCAGATCGCCCGCTTCGCCGGCCCGAACCTCCTCATCGGCAACACCGTCCTGCTGAAGCACGCCCCGCAGTGCCCCGAGTCGGCCCTCGCGGTGGAGCGGATCTTCCACGACGCCGGGTTCCCCGAGGGGGCCTACACGAACGTCTTCGCGACGAACGACCAGGCAGCGGACGTCATCGCCGACCCCCGCGTGCAGGGCGTCTCCCTCACCGGCTCGGCCCGTGCCGGAGCCGCAGTCGCCGAGATCGCCGGTCGGAACCTGACGAAGGTCGTCCTCGAGCTGGGCGGCTCCGACCCCTTCATCCTGCTGTCCACCGACGACCTCGACGCCGTCGTGGAGTCCGCCGTCGCCACCCGGCTCGAGGGCAACGGGCAGGTCTGCAACGCCGCGAAGCGATTCCTGGTCGCCGACCACCTGTACGACGACTTCCTGGCGAAGTTCACGGACGCGATGTCGGCCGTGGCACCGACCGACCCGACGACCCCCGGCGCGGAACTCGGGCCCCTGTCCTCCCCGGCGGCCGCCGACCGGCTCGAGCAACAGCTCGACGCGGCGAAGGAGCAGGGCGCGACCGTCGTCACCGGCGGCGAGCGCTCGGGCAACGCGTTCACCCCGACCGTGCTCACCGGGATCACGCCGGACAACGACGCGTACCGCGAGGAGTTCTTCGGCCCCGTCGCGGCCGTCTACCGGGTCACCGACGAGGACGACGCGATCCGGCTCGCGAACGACACCCCGTACGGTCTCGGCTCGTACCTGTTCACGACCGATGCCGACCAGGCCCTCCGGGTCGCGGACCGCATCGAGGCGGGGATGGTCTACGTGAACATCGTCGGCGCGGACAGCCCGGAGCTGCCGTTCGGCGGCGTCAAGGCCAGCGGCTTCGGCCGCGAACTCGGCCCCCTGGGGGCCGACGAGTTCGTGAACAAGAAGCTGATCCGCATCGGCTGA